The Acidobacteriota bacterium genome contains a region encoding:
- the dprA gene encoding DNA-protecting protein DprA: MRADLADWIALNMVRGIGPRTANQLLSRFGSPAGVFAASRLALQKEGLKPDTIQELQDSSILEKASAEIERLERLNAQVITLEDDEYPDLLREIHDPPIALYVRGDLQKALERPALAVVGSRRCSTYGVNVAESLSRDLASHGLTIVSGLARGIDAASHRGALEAIGQTIAVVGTGLETTYPKEHKKLEEQIIANGAVVSEFPLGTPPLPQNFPYRNRILSGLCFGVLIVEASEHSGSLITARLAYEQGREVFAVPGNITSQTSFGPNFLIKDGAKLVQIWRDVVDELPREAKEKLFGIERPAVADAKSNVQPIFEAVDLTDAERKTLEILSADVPAHIDQLLLSSEMDSSELMSALLGLEMKDRIRQLPGKSFIKRM, encoded by the coding sequence ATGCGAGCTGATCTGGCGGACTGGATCGCGCTTAACATGGTTCGCGGGATTGGCCCGCGAACGGCCAATCAATTGCTCAGCCGGTTTGGATCGCCTGCCGGAGTGTTTGCCGCCTCGCGGCTTGCGCTTCAAAAAGAAGGGTTGAAGCCGGACACAATTCAGGAGCTGCAGGATTCCTCCATTCTGGAAAAGGCCAGTGCCGAAATTGAGCGGCTGGAAAGGCTGAATGCCCAGGTCATCACGCTGGAAGATGACGAGTATCCGGATTTACTGCGCGAAATTCATGATCCGCCGATTGCCTTGTACGTGCGCGGTGATTTGCAAAAAGCGCTGGAACGCCCAGCCTTGGCTGTGGTCGGTTCGCGACGTTGTTCGACCTACGGCGTCAATGTGGCGGAAAGTTTGTCGCGCGATCTGGCTTCGCACGGGTTGACGATTGTTTCGGGCTTGGCGCGGGGGATTGACGCTGCTTCGCATCGTGGAGCGCTCGAAGCTATCGGGCAAACCATCGCCGTAGTTGGCACGGGACTGGAAACGACCTACCCGAAAGAGCACAAAAAGCTGGAAGAGCAAATTATCGCCAACGGCGCAGTCGTTTCGGAATTTCCGTTGGGAACCCCGCCGCTGCCACAGAATTTCCCTTATCGAAATCGGATTCTCAGTGGATTGTGTTTTGGCGTGTTGATTGTTGAAGCGTCAGAACATAGCGGCTCGTTAATTACTGCCCGCCTGGCATACGAACAGGGCCGCGAAGTGTTCGCCGTGCCTGGCAACATCACGTCGCAAACTTCGTTTGGGCCGAACTTTCTGATCAAAGACGGCGCAAAGCTGGTGCAAATTTGGCGCGATGTGGTGGATGAATTGCCGCGCGAAGCCAAGGAGAAGCTCTTCGGCATTGAACGTCCGGCGGTGGCGGACGCCAAATCGAATGTCCAGCCGATTTTCGAAGCGGTTGATCTGACCGACGCTGAGCGAAAAACTTTGGAGATTCTTTCTGCCGACGTTCCCGCCCACATTGACCAGTTGTTACTTTCCAGTGAAATGGATTCGTCCGAACTGATGAGCGCTTTGCTCGGTTTGGAGATGAAAGATAGAATCAGGCAGCTTCCGGGCAAAAGTTTTATCAAGAGGATGTAA